From one Mesoplodon densirostris isolate mMesDen1 chromosome 19, mMesDen1 primary haplotype, whole genome shotgun sequence genomic stretch:
- the DHX38 gene encoding pre-mRNA-splicing factor ATP-dependent RNA helicase PRP16, producing MEDTSEDASIHRLEGTDVDSQVGGLIFRTKSASSEQHVFKAPAPRPSLLGLDLLASLKRREKEEKDDGEDKKKSRISSYKDWEESKDDQRDAEEEGSDQAGHSSRKDRHYRSARVETPSHPGGVSEEFWERSRQREREWREHGVYASSKEEKDRKKERSRDRDCDRRRDRDERDRNRHGSRSERDGGSERGGRRNEPESPRHRPKDAATPSRSTWDEEDSGYGSSKRSQWESPSPTPSYRDSERSHRLSSRDRDRSVRSRYSDDTPLPTPSYKYNEWADDRRHLGSTPRLSRGRGRREDGEEGIAFDTEEERQQWEDDQRQADRDWYMMDEGYDEFHNPLAYSSEDYVRRREQHLHKQKQKRISAQRRQINEDNERWETNRMLTSGVVHRLEVDDDFEEDSAAKVHLMVHNLVPPFLDGRIVFTKQPEPVIPVKDATSDLAIIARKGSQTVRKHREQKERKKAQHKHWELAGTKLGDIMGVKKEEEPDKALTEDGKVDYRTEQKFADHMKKKSEASSEFAKKKSILEQRQYLPIFAVQQELLTIIRDNSIVIVVGETGSGKTTQLTQYLHEDGYTDYGMIGCTQPRRVAAMSVAKRVSEEMGGNLGEEVGYAIRFEDCTSESTLIKYMTDGILLRESLREADLDHYSAIIMDEAHERSLNTDVLFGLLREVVARRSDLKLIVTSATMDAEKFASFFGNVPIFHIPGRTFPVDILFSKTPQEDYVEAAVKQSLQVHLSGAPGDILIFMPGQEDIEVTSDQIVEHLEELENAPALAVLPIYSQLPSDLQAKIFQKAPDGVRKCIVATNIAETSLTVDGIMFVIDSGYCKLKVFNPRIGMDALQIYPISQANANQRSGRAGRTGPGQCFRLYTQSAYKNELLTTTVPEIQRTNLANVVLLLKSLGVQDLLQFHFMDPPPEDNMLNSMYQLWILGALDNTGGLTSTGRLMVEFPLDPALSKMLIVSCDMGCSSEILLIVSMLSVPAIFYRPKGREEESDQIREKFAVPESDHLTYLNVYLQWKNNNYSTIWCNDHFIHAKAMRKVREVRAQLKDIMVQQRMSLASCGTDWDIVRKCICAAYFHQAAKLKGIGEYVNIRTGMPCHLHPTSSLFGMGYTPDYIVYHELVMTTKEYMQCVTAVDGEWLAELGPMFYSVKQAGKSRQENRRRAKEEASAMEEEMALAEEQLRARRQEQEKRSPLGSVRSTKIYTPGRKEQGEPMTPRRTPARFGL from the exons ACATTATCGATCTGCTCGGGTAGAGACTCCATCCCATCCTGGTGGTGTGAGTGAAGAGTTTTGGGAACGCAGTCGGCAGAGAGAGCGGGAGTGGCGGGAACATGGTGTCTACGCCTCGTCCAAAGAAGAAAAGGATCGGAAGAAGGAGAGGTCGAGGGATCGAGACTGTGACCGCAGGAGAGACAGAG ATGAGCGGGATAGAAACAGGCACGGCAGCAGGTCAGAGCGAGATGGAGGGTCAGAGCGCGGCGGCAGAAGAAACGAACCCGAGAGCCCCCGACACCGGCCTAAAG ATGCAGCCACCCCTTCAAGGTCTACCTGGGATGAAGAGGACAGTGGCTATGGCTCCTCCAAGCGCTCACAGTGGGAATCGCCCTCCCCAACGCCTTCCTATCGGGATTCTGAGCGGAGTCATCGGCTGTCCAGTCGAGATAGGGACAG GTCTGTAAGGAGCAGGTACTCAGACGACACACCTCTGCCAACCCCATCCTACAAATACAATGAGTGGGCCGATGACAGAAGACACCTGGGGTCCACCCCACGTCTGTCCAGGGGCCGAG GGAGACGTGAGGATGGCGAAGAAGGAATTGCATTTGACACAGAAGAGGAGCGGCAGCAATGGGAGGATGACCAGAGG CAAGCTGACCGGGACTGGTACATGATGGATGAGGGATATGATGAGTTCCACAACCCCTTGGCCTACTCCTCCGAGGACTACGTGAGGAGGCGGGAGCAGCATCTGCACAAACAGAAGCAGAAGCGCATTTCAGCTCAGCGGAGGCAGATCAATGAG gatAACGAACGCTGGGAGACCAACCGCATGCTCACCAGCGGGGTGGTGCATCGGCTGGAGGTGGACGACGACTTTGAAGAGGACAGTGCAGCCAAGGTCCATCTGATGGTGCATAACCTGGTGCCTCCCTTTCTGGATGGGCGCATCGTCTTCACCAAGCAG CCAGAGCCTGTGATTCCAGTCAAGGACGCCACTTCTGACCTGGCCATTATCGCTAGAAAAGGCAGTCAAACAGTGCGGAAGCACAGGGAGCAAAAGGAACGCAAAAAG GCTCAACACAAACACTGGGAACTGGCTGGAACCAAACTGGGAGATATAATGGGTGTCAAAAAAGAGGAAGAGCCGGATAAAGCTCTGACAGAGGACGGTAAAGTGGACTACAG GACAGAGCAGAAGTTTGCAGACCACATGAAGAAAAAGAGCGAAGCCAGCAGTGAATTCGCAAAGAAGAAGTCTATTCTGGAGCAGAGGCAGTACCTGCCCatctttgctgtgcagcaggaaCTGCTCACGATTATCAG AGATAATAGTATCGTGATCGTGGTTGGGGAGACAGGCAGTGGTAAGACCACTCAGCTGACCCAGTACCTGCACGAAGACGGTTACACGGACTATGGGATGATCGGGTGCACCCAGCCCCGCCGTGTGGCTGCCATGTCGGTGGCCAAGAGAGTCAGTGAAGAGATGGGGGGCAACCTTGGTGAGGAG GTGGGTTATGCCATCCGTTTCGAAGACTGCACTTCAGAAAGCACCTTGATCAAGTACATGACTGATGGGATCCTGCTGCGAGAGTCCCTCCGGGAAGCAGACCTTGATCACTACAGCGCGATCATCATGGATGAGGCCCACGAGCGCTCCCTCAACACCGACGTGCTCTTTGGGCTGCTCCGGGAG GTGGTGGCTCGGCGCTCAGACCTGAAGCTCATTGTCACATCGGCCACCATGGATGCAGAgaaatttgcttccttttttggGAATGTCCCCATCTTCCACATCCCTGGTCGTACCTTCCCTGTTGACATCCTCTTCAGCAAG ACCCCCCAGGAGGATTATGTGGAGGCTGCAGTGAAGCAGTCTCTGCAGGTGCATCTGTCGGGGGCCCCTGGGGACATCCTTATCTTCATGCCTGGCCAAGAGGACATCGAG GTGACCTCAGACCAGATTGTGGAGCATCTGGAAGAACTGGAGAACGCGCCCGCCTTGGCTGTGCTGCCCATCTATTCCCAGCTGCCTTCTGACCTCCAGGCCAAAATCTTCCAGAAG GCTCCGGATGGCGTTCGGAAGTGTATTGTCGCCACCAACATTGCTGAGACCTCTCTGACTGTCGATGGCATCATGTTTGTTATCGATTCTGGTTATTGTAAATTAAAG GTCTTCAACCCCAGGATTGGCATGGATGCTCTGCAGATCTACCCCATCAGCCAGGCCAATGCCAACCAGAGGTCGGGGCGAGCCGGCAGGACGGGCCCAGGTCAGTGTTTCAG GCTCTACACCCAGAGCGCCTACAAGAATGAGCTCTTGACCACCACGGTGCCTGAGATCCAGCGGACCAACCTGGCCAACGTGGTGCTGCTGCTCAAGTCCCTGGGGGTGCAGGACCTGCTGCAGTTCCACTTCATGGACCCGCCCCCGGAGGACAACATGCTCAACTCCATGTATCAGCTCTGGATCCTCGGGGCCCTGGATAACACAG GCGGTCTGACCTCGACCGGGCGGCTGATGGTGGAGTTCCCGCTGGACCCGGCCCTGTCCAAGATGCTCATCGTGTCCTGTGACATGGGCTGCAGCTCCGAGATCCTGCTCATCGTGTCCATGCTCTCGGTCCCAGCCATCTTCTACAGGCCCAAG GGCCGAGAGGAGGAGAGCGATCAAATCCGGGAGAAGTTCGCAGTCCCTGAGAGTGACCATCTGACCTACCTGAACGTCTACCTGCAGTGGAAGAACAACAATTACTCTACCATCTGGTGTAACGATCATTTCATCCATGCCAAGGCCATGCGGAAG GTCCGGGAGGTGCGGGCTCAGCTCAAGGACATCATGGTGCAGCAGCGGATGAGCCTGGCCTCGTGTGGCACCGACTGGGACATTGTCAGGAAGTGTATCTGTGCTGCCTATTTCCACCAGGCAGCCAAGCTCAAG GGAATCGGGGAGTATGTGAATATCCGGACAGGCATGCCCTGCCACCTGCACCCCACCAGCTCCCTCTTTGGAATGGGCTACACCCCAGACTACATTGTGTATCACGAGTTGGTCATGACCACCAAG GAGTACATGCAGTGTGTGACTGCTGTGGATGGAGAGTGGCTGGCAGAGCTGGGCCCCATGTTCTACAGCGTGAAACAGGCAGGAAAGTCTCGGCAG GAGAACCGCCGACGGGCCAAAGAGGAAGCCTCTGCCATGGAGGAGGAGATGGCACTGGCCGAGGAGCAGCTGCGGGCCCGCCGGCAGGAGCAGGAAAAGCGCAGCCCCCTGGGTAGTGTCAG GTCTACAAAGATCTACACCCCAGGTCGGAAAGAGCAAGGGGAACCCATGACCCCTCGCCGCACACCAGCCCGCTTTGGCCTCTGA